From Shewanella psychrophila, a single genomic window includes:
- a CDS encoding DUF2282 domain-containing protein encodes MKSSNKAIGLTVAGILAAGLSVGANAVPDQPTEWEKCAGIAKAGANDCGALDGSHGCAGQAKADNLPNEWVYVPSGTCDKITGGEVKAVKPAKS; translated from the coding sequence ATGAAATCTTCAAATAAAGCGATTGGTTTAACTGTGGCGGGTATCTTGGCGGCGGGTCTTTCCGTCGGTGCTAATGCGGTACCGGATCAGCCTACTGAGTGGGAGAAATGTGCTGGTATTGCTAAAGCGGGTGCTAATGATTGTGGTGCATTGGATGGCAGCCATGGCTGTGCTGGTCAGGCAAAGGCGGACAACTTACCCAATGAATGGGTGTATGTACCTTCCGGAACCTGTGACAAGATCACTGGCGGCGAAGTTAAAGCAGTTAAGCCGGCTAAATCTTAA
- the gltS gene encoding sodium/glutamate symporter, with product MNTVYSIGELESFLVAILVLFIGHSVNRHVAFFRKYNIPEPIVGGLIVASIITVLHFNNISLEFTLSMQNTLMLMFFSTVGLAASYKLLLKGGSKVFIFLGIASLYIVIQNAVGVSMATALGLEPIMGLIAGSITLSGGHGTGAAWAQTFSEDYGINTLEFAMAAATFGLVMGGIIGGPVAQRLINKNNLVSSYGVGGNHHKDHPDLVTYDQLEEDRVTAKSILEVLFILLLCVAGAKWVGTLVATMDISWLKMPDFVYALFIGVVITNITEVSRGYKINSECVDILGTVSLSLFLAMALMNLKLWEIFDLAIPLLIILIMQTVILALFAYFVTFRLMGSNYDAAVMAGGHCGFGMGATPTAVMNMGALVTRTGPSPQAFMVVPIVGAFFIDIVNAIILQGYLSFIV from the coding sequence ATGAATACAGTTTATTCAATAGGCGAACTTGAGTCGTTTTTAGTGGCGATTTTAGTGCTCTTTATCGGGCACTCAGTTAACCGCCATGTCGCTTTTTTTAGAAAGTACAATATTCCTGAGCCAATTGTCGGCGGTCTTATCGTCGCATCTATCATCACAGTCTTACATTTCAACAACATTTCGTTGGAGTTCACCCTGTCGATGCAAAACACCTTGATGCTGATGTTTTTCAGTACCGTTGGACTGGCAGCGAGTTATAAATTGCTGCTTAAAGGTGGCAGTAAGGTGTTTATCTTCTTGGGGATCGCTTCTCTCTACATAGTGATTCAGAATGCCGTCGGCGTGAGTATGGCTACAGCCCTGGGGTTAGAGCCCATAATGGGCTTAATAGCTGGTTCAATAACACTTTCTGGTGGTCATGGCACTGGTGCAGCTTGGGCACAAACTTTCTCTGAAGACTATGGTATTAATACGCTAGAGTTTGCTATGGCTGCAGCGACATTTGGTCTGGTTATGGGCGGGATCATAGGTGGTCCTGTGGCACAGAGGCTGATTAATAAGAATAACTTGGTTTCATCCTATGGTGTCGGCGGAAATCATCATAAAGACCATCCGGATCTGGTGACTTACGATCAGTTAGAAGAAGATAGGGTTACCGCTAAGAGTATTCTTGAGGTCCTGTTTATCTTGCTGTTGTGTGTCGCTGGCGCTAAGTGGGTTGGAACTCTAGTGGCAACGATGGACATAAGCTGGCTAAAAATGCCTGATTTTGTCTACGCACTGTTCATTGGTGTGGTGATAACTAACATTACGGAAGTCTCCCGCGGCTACAAGATTAACAGTGAGTGTGTCGATATTTTAGGTACGGTTTCTCTGTCACTGTTTCTGGCTATGGCGTTGATGAACCTTAAGCTATGGGAGATATTCGACCTCGCTATTCCCTTACTGATCATTCTAATTATGCAGACAGTTATCTTGGCTTTATTTGCCTATTTCGTGACTTTCCGCCTGATGGGCAGTAATTATGACGCCGCAGTAATGGCGGGTGGTCATTGTGGGTTCGGTATGGGAGCGACGCCAACTGCCGTGATGAATATGGGAGCCCTAGTGACTAGAACGGGTCCATCACCACAAGCCTTTATGGTGGTGCCCATTGTTGGTGCTTTCTTTATCGATATCGTTAATGCGATTATCTTGCAGGGCTACCTGAGCTTTATCGTTTAA
- a CDS encoding DUF2986 domain-containing protein gives MNRTKKITLNFKKKSKKANAKLHSSNKPKYISKAERERLDEGELTETGIDHGADKSSEPASET, from the coding sequence ATGAACCGGACAAAAAAAATAACGCTAAATTTCAAAAAAAAGTCGAAAAAGGCAAATGCAAAACTGCACTCAAGCAATAAGCCTAAATATATATCTAAGGCCGAACGTGAGCGTTTGGATGAAGGAGAATTAACTGAAACCGGTATTGATCATGGTGCAGATAAATCGTCTGAACCAGCTTCCGAGACCTGA
- a CDS encoding TonB-dependent receptor — protein sequence MKFKTSLIALSIAAAITPSLVTAEESDIEVITVTSSRMDKPVSAIPNTVTIIDREQLEQQFRTTKDLSTIIGNLAPSFSPSRQKMSNTGETLRGRPPLIMIDGVPQSNPLRSGGRSGQTIDPAMIERIEIIHGANAMHGLGAQGGIINYITKKATGDNEHQVSFDVTMPNNLESDGISFGTSYSFSGESDQLDMIGSVSYRNNGVYYDANDQMIGVDTTQGESMDSQSADFFIKLGHNFDESRLELMVNHYNMENNGDYMAVTGDKENDIPTGAIKQEQPWEAANNQVTTTSLTYTHEDIAGQQLHLQFFNQNFEAVYGGGCWSDFYDPSMEGNDQVTVCGTGDNGESLYYEQSRNKSVKWGMKASMIANNIAESGINLAYGIDMFRDTTEQDMVVSGASWVPESTYENIAPFAQLDYDLIENLTLSGGVRYEYAKLKVNDYKTMYGYGDKEIQGGSPDFNETLFNIGASYQINPSIRLYTSFNQGFGMPDIGRVLRDGDSFPDENPSIDDSLALTPIVTDNIEFGADYQGEYFTAKIAFYRSSTDYGSRMVEKEDGSGSFVVKREKSVIDGLESNITAYIGDYDDVGVNIAIQNGEYDSNDDQSVDTDLDGANISPNRINLFWTHNFDNDISTRVQANFFMDKNFKDASDEVYSSFDGYTTVDASVAIPVYSGTLSVGIQNLLNEDYYTYYSQTVGKDTRYFKGMGRTATIGFTMPF from the coding sequence ATGAAGTTTAAAACATCATTGATAGCGCTATCTATTGCTGCCGCAATCACACCTAGCCTTGTAACAGCAGAAGAATCCGATATAGAGGTCATTACAGTAACCTCTAGCCGCATGGACAAACCTGTCAGTGCTATTCCTAATACGGTCACCATTATCGACCGAGAACAATTGGAGCAACAGTTCAGAACGACTAAAGATCTGTCGACGATTATCGGTAACTTAGCACCTAGCTTTTCTCCCAGTCGTCAGAAGATGAGCAACACAGGTGAAACCTTAAGAGGTCGTCCACCACTTATCATGATCGATGGCGTACCTCAATCTAACCCACTCCGTAGTGGCGGGCGTTCGGGCCAGACTATCGATCCGGCCATGATCGAACGTATCGAAATCATCCATGGCGCCAATGCTATGCATGGATTAGGTGCACAAGGCGGCATCATCAACTACATCACCAAGAAAGCGACTGGTGATAATGAGCATCAAGTGAGCTTCGATGTCACTATGCCTAACAACTTAGAATCCGATGGCATCAGCTTCGGTACTAGCTATTCCTTCTCAGGTGAGTCAGACCAGCTAGATATGATAGGTTCTGTCAGCTACCGCAATAATGGCGTCTATTATGATGCTAATGATCAAATGATCGGCGTCGACACGACTCAAGGCGAGTCCATGGACAGTCAGAGTGCCGACTTCTTCATTAAGCTAGGTCATAACTTCGATGAGTCTCGCCTAGAGTTGATGGTTAATCACTATAATATGGAAAACAACGGCGACTATATGGCCGTGACAGGTGATAAAGAAAACGATATTCCAACTGGTGCCATCAAGCAAGAGCAGCCATGGGAAGCGGCTAACAACCAAGTTACCACCACCAGCCTGACCTATACCCATGAAGATATCGCTGGCCAGCAGCTGCACCTTCAATTTTTCAATCAAAACTTCGAAGCCGTATATGGTGGTGGTTGTTGGTCTGACTTTTACGATCCAAGTATGGAAGGCAACGATCAAGTCACCGTCTGCGGTACCGGCGATAATGGTGAGTCTCTCTATTATGAGCAGTCTCGTAACAAGTCAGTTAAGTGGGGCATGAAAGCCTCTATGATCGCCAACAATATCGCCGAGTCAGGTATTAACTTAGCCTATGGTATCGATATGTTCAGAGATACCACAGAGCAAGATATGGTGGTTAGCGGCGCCTCTTGGGTACCTGAAAGCACCTACGAAAATATTGCGCCCTTTGCTCAGCTTGATTATGATCTTATCGAAAACCTAACCCTATCCGGTGGTGTGCGTTACGAATATGCCAAACTCAAGGTCAATGACTATAAGACCATGTACGGCTATGGCGACAAAGAGATCCAGGGAGGTTCACCTGACTTCAATGAGACTCTGTTTAATATAGGCGCTTCATATCAGATAAACCCATCGATTAGACTCTACACCAGCTTCAATCAGGGATTCGGCATGCCGGATATCGGCCGTGTCCTACGTGATGGCGATAGCTTCCCAGATGAGAATCCTAGTATCGATGACTCACTAGCCCTAACACCAATAGTCACAGACAACATAGAGTTTGGCGCAGACTATCAGGGAGAGTACTTCACCGCCAAAATCGCCTTTTATCGCTCATCAACCGACTACGGCAGTCGCATGGTAGAGAAAGAGGATGGCAGTGGTTCATTCGTGGTTAAACGTGAAAAGAGCGTTATCGATGGCCTAGAATCTAATATCACTGCCTATATCGGTGACTATGATGACGTCGGCGTTAATATCGCCATACAGAATGGCGAATATGATTCAAACGATGATCAGAGTGTCGATACCGACTTAGACGGCGCCAATATCTCACCAAACCGTATCAACCTGTTCTGGACCCATAACTTCGACAACGATATCTCGACTCGAGTTCAGGCGAACTTCTTTATGGACAAAAACTTCAAAGATGCCAGTGATGAGGTTTACTCGAGCTTCGATGGCTACACAACTGTGGATGCATCAGTTGCCATTCCTGTGTATAGCGGCACTTTGAGCGTGGGAATTCAAAACCTGTTGAACGAAGATTATTATACTTATTACTCACAGACAGTAGGCAAAGATACTCGCTACTTTAAAGGCATGGGCCGCACAGCTACCATCGGCTTCACCATGCCATTCTAA
- a CDS encoding YqaE/Pmp3 family membrane protein has translation MDTNKLLLIIIAILLPPVAVFLKSGMGKDLLINIILCILFFIPGLLHALWVVTK, from the coding sequence ATGGATACAAATAAACTACTGCTAATTATTATAGCGATTTTATTGCCACCGGTAGCGGTATTTCTAAAGTCGGGTATGGGCAAAGATCTGTTGATCAACATCATCTTATGCATACTCTTCTTCATTCCAGGTTTGCTGCATGCATTATGGGTCGTGACTAAGTAG
- a CDS encoding TIGR01621 family pseudouridine synthase produces MYKIVFDEDDFLVIAKSANVHFHSQDGSAGVMASLEQDLGIKLYSVHRLDSLTSGLLLFAKSSRVAAEFTELFTQHKIQKYYVALAKGKPKKKQGWVVGDMAKSRRSMYKLLRTTENPALTQFFSQSVAEGLRLYLLKPLSGKTHQLRVALASIGVPILGDKLYGGAESDRGYLHAFSLSFSFRGKDYRYLNYPSQGEEFTAADTIKQLQIWSEPEKLGWPKRK; encoded by the coding sequence ATGTATAAGATAGTCTTCGATGAAGATGATTTCTTGGTGATCGCTAAGTCTGCCAATGTTCATTTTCATAGCCAAGATGGCTCAGCCGGGGTAATGGCAAGTCTGGAGCAAGATCTGGGCATTAAGCTCTACTCCGTACATAGATTGGATAGTCTGACCTCAGGATTACTCCTGTTTGCTAAGAGCAGTCGAGTTGCGGCTGAGTTCACCGAGTTATTTACCCAGCATAAGATACAAAAATACTATGTTGCCTTAGCTAAAGGTAAACCGAAGAAGAAGCAGGGCTGGGTGGTTGGTGATATGGCCAAATCCAGACGTAGCATGTACAAGTTGCTGCGCACCACTGAAAATCCGGCGTTAACGCAATTCTTCTCTCAGTCTGTGGCCGAAGGTTTACGCTTGTATCTGCTTAAGCCCTTGAGTGGTAAAACTCATCAGCTCAGAGTTGCCTTGGCAAGCATAGGCGTCCCAATCTTAGGAGATAAACTCTATGGAGGCGCAGAGTCAGATAGAGGTTACTTACATGCCTTTAGCTTAAGTTTTAGCTTTCGTGGTAAGGACTATCGATACTTGAATTACCCATCACAGGGAGAGGAATTTACAGCTGCGGATACGATAAAGCAGTTGCAAATATGGTCTGAGCCTGAGAAATTAGGCTGGCCTAAACGAAAATGA